AATTACTTTGCCGACATTATCcagttaaatgtacatgcatataagcCTATAAATCTATAAAGCCTTTGATGATATCTAAAATCGTATCTTGCTTTTGATAAATTAAATGTCATCAACGTAGTGTCATTTAAGCCATTAGACGGGATAAATCATTCATTAGTTTATCTTAGCGATTGTTGTTTGAGGTTCAAACTTcggaatttttcactgattaGAGTTTATGTGTTTTTGGATATAGGAAACCTcccatgctggccgccgtcgcatgagtgaaatattcttgagcacgaatAGTATTCAGTGTTAAATGTTAACATGCAATGTATGTAGACACAGAACTTCGCCAACCCTTTAACTGTAAAATGAAAAACGTGAATATCGTGTCAAAATTCACACTACAAAGTTTTTAGAGGCCCATTCCCAGATTTAATCCACTTATaggaaaaattcaaaattgttCACTAACCTAAATGCTGTTGCTAGGTACAAAGCGAGCAGTTCTGAACTCaacatttttacagtgtatagaAACAAGATCTTTTAATAGCATAGCACGGGCCAAGGAGTTTTAATAATGAATTACCTTTTGGCTGACAATTTCAAAAGCGAAATCAGCTCTTTCACTGAATAATTTACACACTTAGTGGGGGCCATGGTTGACGTTAATGAATTCTTGAATATCTGTGAAATGTGATCACATATCCTAATGAACACGTTGCATGCGCATGTGCGGAGACACCAGTAGATGTTTTGAATAAATCATAGGCTTTTAGAATACACATTCAAGTCTTAACTTTTGCTTAGGGGATTGGAAATTTGAAAACGTATAGCGTCGTGAAATAGGCGTGAAATTACAGCTTATCCCGCCTAAATAAGTCGGTTTCAGATGTGAAAAAGCACATTACTCTCTGCTGTTTCGAGCACCCTTTAAGCCAGGGCTCGCATTATCATAGTCATAAATCAAAGTCATAAATAGTAAGTGCTTGAAACACCAAATTCATATCATTACAGACCTCTAACTGTGGTACATTGCGCTGTGGCAAGTGATGAATTTACAAATGTCCTAGCGCAAAAGGTTTTAATTGTGGCCGTGTTTTGAATTTCTGGCATAAGTCTTAGGGGGTTATCTGTCAGTTATCTGCCGAAGGCCAATGGTTTAATGTTTTCTACTTCTCCACACGTCAACCTATAACCGTCGTCGTAGATGTCAACCATTCTTGAGAGCACTGAACTAACGAAAATTGTGTTCACATAGATTTAGGGTGATTATCTTAAATTAATCCCAATGGACCAGTAAAACACATGTGCCACATCTTTTGTGCTGTtgttgcaatttttaacagaaaaaagcTCTGAAACACCGTTCAGGTTTgggtttttgtatattttttatagatttatttacttcattgttgaCAATGTCAAAGTCGATAATTTTCATTCAAAACGACGACTGTCAGGCggtctacaaattccctgaccTAGGCTCTTAGTTGCGCATTATTGTTTGGTGAAGTTATAGAAATAGTCAAGCAcctatttgtatattttgtgcagttaattgattggtgttaacaCCCCATGCTCTgaaatttttctcttatacgacggcgatcataAACGATTTAAGGCTAGAGGAAATCTGAGTACCGGGAAGAAACGAGTCACCTTCTCTAGGCACTTGAGAAAAAGCCTCAGCTGAAATATGCAACAAAAGCTGGATTAggataaacatatacatgtacacaaagtcTGTTGATAAATCACCCCTACTTAATCTACTGAGCGTGACTAGTTGAGAGCAGCTGATCATTTAACACGTTTAAACAAAACCAACGACCGTGACTAGTTCAGATCATCCGGTCATTCatcacataaaacaaaaatcattcaCTTACTATCGGTGTAAGCGCCGGGTAATTACCTCGCGCGGTCTTATTTGAAAAGCCAAATAGGCTTGTTGCCATGGGCAACAAAGCTGATTCTGTGGTGTTGGCCAATTGTGACAGTGACCTAGTTACTGGAATAAATATTATTGGTTTTCAGTGAACTTTGATGATGTCAAAAATTGAGCGATAATTGAGAGAAAGCCGCGAATAATAAAAGCATTGAACAAAAGCTGAAGAGCAAACATTGACCGTTGTGGTTCTATTGTTGTGTCACTAAGCAACGTACTCACGTGGTAATGGCTATTTAACGTAGCAGACACGGTTTACACCGCGTAGTCTTTAAATGTATACAGTTACTATATCAATCATTACAGCGCGCACACGTAATTTCAATGTTGTTTCATACGTGCAGCGATTTAACTGAACTTGATGTTCTGGTTTTATGCCAATTGCAGTATGTTTTAAGACGTTTTATATTTCATGCGGTTCGTAACTGTACTTTATTTAGTCTTCCTTGCCAATGATTGTCAGATGAGTCTTGTGGTCATggcatgaaataaatcaaattctgtTTAAATACCTTTGTCATAATAATTGAAACTGCACGAGGGATTTGCCTCATAAATGACTTATATAGAGGTCAACGTGATTTTGGAAGGATACGATGTCCCGTCCATATGCAAACATTCTGGGGACCTGTCTGGACGCATCCTACAGATTTGCATGAATTATTCTGCCAATATTGCCAAACTACTTTCCAATTTAAACCAACTAATGGCAATAGAAACATTGTTGCATATTTTTCACCTAAAGATCAGTGGAAGCAATCAACATGCTTGGAATGGCATAATAGCGAGTCATATACACATTGGCTGCACAATGGGGTCATTTGACATCTTTCGCGTGAATGTCCATGGATTTTTGATCTTTGTCTTCTTTTATTCCACGTTTctgatttacatgttttattttcacatgaaATTTCATTTGGTTTACAGCGGGAGTGTCTAAGCATCCATGTTGGTCAGGCCGGCGTTCAAATCGGAAATGCCTGCTGGGAACTCTACTGTCTGGAACATGGCATTCAACCCGATGGTCAGATGCCCTCAGACAAAACCATCGGGGGTGGGGACGACTCCTTTAACACCTTCTTCAGCGAAACTGGGGCAGGGAAGCACGTCCCCAGGGCTGTCTTTGTGGATCTTGAGCCTACTGTTGTTGGTGAGTTGTAGTCTATACATATAAGTGACAGGAGGAATGAGTTTCTAAAAATTTCCTCCAGTTTATGAGCTTGATATAGCTTGGtctgaacatttatttttatagcgAGATGTAACACTAATGAAATCATTTCACCAGTGATAGAAATTGCATACGCCTACTACATGAAGAAGATTTCAGGGATTTGTAATCTTCTATttaattaataaagaaatacaaagaACAGTGAAGACGTATTGactaaattaacaaataaaatgtaaaatctgtttATCTATTggaaaatattcttttaaattGCGATTTATCTTATTTCAGACGAAGTCCGCACTGGGACATACCGACAGCTTTTCCACCCCGAGCAACTAATTACAGGTAAGGAAGATGCTGCCAACAACTACGCCCGTGGTCACTACACCATTGGCAAGGAGATCGTTGACCTTGTCCTGGACAGGATTCGTAAGCTCGCTGACCAGTGTACTGGGCTTCAGGGATTCCTCATCTTCCACAGCTTCGGTGGAGGCACCGGCTCTggatttacctcccttctcATGGAACGTCTCAGCGTCGATTACGGCAAGAAGTCCAAGCTGGAATTCGCTGTCTATCCGGCACCCCAGGTTTCAACTGCTGTGGTTGAGCCCTACAACTCCATCCTGACCACCCATACCACCCTGGAGCACTCCGACTGCGCCTTCATGGTCGACAACGAGGCTATCTACGACATCTGTCGCCGTAACCTCGACATCGAACGTCCTACCTACACCAACCTCAATCGTCTGATTGGTCAGATCGTCAGCTCCATCACGGCTTCTCTTCGATTTGACGGCGCCCTGAACGTCGACTTGACCGAGTTCCAGACCAACCTGGTACCCTACCCACGTATCCACTTCCCACTGGCAACCTACGCCCCAGTCATTTCTGCCGAGAAGGCTTACCACGAGCAGCTCTCCATTGCGGAAATTACAAATGCGACCTTCGAACCAGCCAACCAGATGGTGAAATGCGATCCACGTCACGGTAAATACATGGCCTGTTGCATGTTGTACAGAGGTGACGTCGTGCCCAAAGACGTCAATGCAGCAATTGCTACCATCAAGACCAAGAGAACCATCCAGTTCGTCGACTGGTGTCCCACTGGTTTCAAGGTCGGCATCAACTACCAGCCTCCAACCGTCGTCCCTGGTGGTGATCTGGCTAAGGTACAGAGAGCCGTGTGCATGTTGAGCAACACAACGGCTATTGCTGAGGCCTGGGCTCGTCTTGATCACAAATTTGACCTGATGTACGCCAAACGTGCCTTTGTCCACTGGTACGTGGGAGAAGGTATGGAGGAGGGCGAGTTCTCTGAGGCCCGTGAGGATTTGGCCGCTCTGGAGAAGGACTACGAGGAGGTTGGAGTGGACTCCGTGGAGGGAGAAGGCGACGAAGGGGAAGATGAATATTAATGTTATTCTGCACTTCTAACGGAGTGTTATTAGCATTTTATCACTTTGTGTATCTAGTTGCAGAAGTTATTTTCAATGTGCCATAAACATATGtatcatgtgtgtgtgtatatatctatgtaaatgtgaaaatacatataaatttgtaaaagAGATCAATTTCGGTAAGGATATTGCTCTTCAAAAATGAAGTGTCTAAGAAGTGAAATATAAGgatgtacccccccccccccttcccctctCCGTCCTACCCTacccacacccccacccacccccacacacATTCTTTGTAGccaaattttacaaatacattACTTTACAGTGTTTTTATAGTttactgtacgtgggaaggttttccaacaacctgcggatggtcgtgggtttcccccgggctctgcccggtttcctaccaccataatgctggccgccctcgtataagtgaaatattcttgagttcggcgtaaaacaaatgaataaataaataaattttatagtTTATTTTCACGAAGGTATGGGGTGGGGCAAGTCATTTGTTGAACATATTCGAGGTAGGCTAGTTTAATATGTCTacattgtaaaatttgtctGTGACACGGAACAGTGGCTCACACAAATCTGCTCCGACGGGTTGACTTAGAAACACGGGTGTCGACGACAGAAGATTGTGTCAGTTTGAAATGCATCTACGTGTGCTCGACCGTTCACATATGCACAATGTATATCAATATATGTGTACTTTCTTACCACAATGAGAAGAATAATTTAACTTTTCCGTTTTTATTGGTTAGCTTGTCCCCTGTGTTAGAAATGTAAGCAAACATCTTTATTCCTCAAGTGTGGATCCTTTGATATATGGTGTATAACGATGGCAGTATGTGTCTAAACGTCAACGATTCGAGTCAGCACACCTGCTCGTGGGATAAGCTCGACACGATAGATCAAACAACGAAGCGCCTCTTGCTTTGCCGCTAAGCTTTACGTGTAGGACGGCACTTCACCACATAGCCGTCGCACAGACGATGTACCGATCTCACAAAGCTGTTCTGGTTCTCACCCCATATCCATGCATAATTATGTAGCATACGTTCGCAATTAAGACAATATGAAATACGTCATCTTTACTGAGAATGCCAGCACAAATATTCAGTCAACCAGCTTGTACATACAATGCGTACTAAAATGTACGTTGTTCATCGATACAAATATTACGACCATTCTAGGCTTTTTGAAGTATATATTTGTACTTTACTTACTTCTGTAAAAGTGAACAATATGTGTTATTTTATGAATTAAGCTTTAATTATTGCAATACACAAACGCCAATCATAACTGATATATTAAAATTCACCGCATACCATGTTTGGTCATTTTATGGAAAACTGGGACTACTATAACACTTCTGTTATAGTAGTCCCAGCTGtacatgatacatgtgcattgcttaatacaatgttttatatttgattgttatttcgTCAGTGTCATTTTGTTTCATCTGTATCTTTTTATCTCTTTAATATTGCAGTTGATCTTAAGGTGAGAAAAACACATCCTTGTGGCACAAGCCTATACCGTTATGTCCACCATCTGCCATCAGGCTTTTGTGTTGACCGGCTTCCTAAAAGCTTTGCGTTTATGTTTCAGTCTACAGTTGCATGTACGAAATCAATAAAGATAAACAACACCGTTCCCCACATATAAGCTGAGttcatttttcttcttcattttttttactcacGTGCACTTTATAGTCTTTTATTTTGCATCGAAATGATGTCGTACCGGCTAAATATTCCGTATGTTATGAGATTTTATCACATAGAacgaaaataaataatagtacACTGTGTAGCCCGTGAACGAAACTGAAGTAATGTACAACCAGGATGAAATGTATAGCAATGTATTTTGATTGGACAAAGGAGCGTACTTCAAAAGCTTGCCACAGATATGCGTGTCTATTTAATTAAATAGACCAGAACAAAGGGACATGAGTTATAATCACGGGACAAGCCGATGTTACACAGGGGACGTCAGTTCTTGTAACACTGGACATGGGGACGTCACCTTCACGAATTGCCAATCGGAGAAATACTAGTCCGGCGGCATTGTGGTGTCACCATACGAGGTGTTATACCTGGTGTCTCCGAAATCGTGTTGAAAACAGCGTTCAATACTTTGTCAACAAATCAGCGTATCGTGCATGGGAAAAATCTGTCAGCAACACGCAGGTAGTCGTAGATATCCTCCGGGTTCTGACCGGTCTTCACCCACCTCAATGTTTGCCGAATAtaagtaagtgaaatatgcttgagtccggcttaaaacacccatcagataaatatatattttataccagGGCTGGATAAAATTTAGATTATAAATGAATTCCCTGCTCTCTACCTGCAATACAAAATCCCCCTGGATTAATAGGTCTACTGGTGATTGCAgtaaaaacaattaaacatttcCTTGTACACTGTATGACGTACTGAccattgtgtgtgtgagagagtaCGCCGTTAGGCGGGTTTACACCGTGTCCGAGCCGTAGTTGTCAAGTACAGGCATGGGCCAAAGAACGGAGTTTTGCTCATTCACTTTTCCAAAGTAATTTTCTCCAAACAAAAGACGTCGACAGTAACAGCGGAAGAATTGTGGTAGCAAACACTAACAGAGCTGTAAGCCTTGGAATAAGGCTGAACAGACATGTGTCAAACGCTATTTCACGCTTCAGTGATTTTCTTTCTGATCTGAAAGGGCACACTGAAAGGGGGATAGAAATGTGTAGGATTAAAACCGTAAAGTTCTCCGGAACACAAACACACCTTCtgttgaagaaaacatttgCTTTTTACAATCAAACGACCATTGTACCAATGTGTTTGACTGTAAAATCAAAGCGGAACAATTTGCATTTTACACTTACGAAAATGGACTAGCTGGTCTTCTCACAGATTATGCGGCCGTCCGTTAACTTTTGTTAGCAAAATTACAAAGTCACATATTTGTAGGGCGATTAGAAAGCGTCTGGAAACCTCCAACCCGGAGTAGGTGACTGCTTGTTTCCACTTGAAATGTAGCTAGGGCAGTTGAAAGAGAAGCAAACAGATCTTTTCAAAATGTCAAACTGTCTCCTATTGAAAAAGGCGACTGACTTGGTAACAACAACATCCGATTCTGTGTTCAGCCAGCAGGTATAAATGTTCCCGTGCGGGATTTGAGACCATACCTTTCTCATCAGAAGACACGTGAAGTCGGACGTGAGATATATCTGTGGTAGAGACTGACATCATGGTGAGTTTTCTCTGATTGCTTACTGATTTTAGTGACAAATTAGCTTCAACAACACAAGCTCTTTGCCTGATAGATCTTTGTAATTCTTTACAGGTGGTACTTATTGGCTTAATTTATaaaattctgatttttttaaCGTCGCCTACATCTGACTGACAAATATCCTTTCTGCTAGCAATTAACattaacttatatatatatatatatatatatatatatatatatatatatatatatacatgtcgcTGTATTTGACGAAAGCTAATTTGACTCTCCATTTGATCCGCatagaaaaaatgtaaatgtgaataATGCTTTCAAACCTCCATCAGCCAGAAAGCATGTCAGATTACTGTCATTAGTGAACTGTACACATTTTCTAatattttggtttttgtttatcTTGTTCGTAAACTATGAAT
This DNA window, taken from Liolophura sinensis isolate JHLJ2023 chromosome 11, CUHK_Ljap_v2, whole genome shotgun sequence, encodes the following:
- the LOC135478020 gene encoding tubulin alpha-1A chain-like gives rise to the protein MRECLSIHVGQAGVQIGNACWELYCLEHGIQPDGQMPSDKTIGGGDDSFNTFFSETGAGKHVPRAVFVDLEPTVVDEVRTGTYRQLFHPEQLITGKEDAANNYARGHYTIGKEIVDLVLDRIRKLADQCTGLQGFLIFHSFGGGTGSGFTSLLMERLSVDYGKKSKLEFAVYPAPQVSTAVVEPYNSILTTHTTLEHSDCAFMVDNEAIYDICRRNLDIERPTYTNLNRLIGQIVSSITASLRFDGALNVDLTEFQTNLVPYPRIHFPLATYAPVISAEKAYHEQLSIAEITNATFEPANQMVKCDPRHGKYMACCMLYRGDVVPKDVNAAIATIKTKRTIQFVDWCPTGFKVGINYQPPTVVPGGDLAKVQRAVCMLSNTTAIAEAWARLDHKFDLMYAKRAFVHWYVGEGMEEGEFSEAREDLAALEKDYEEVGVDSVEGEGDEGEDEY